One part of the Streptomyces sp. AM 2-1-1 genome encodes these proteins:
- a CDS encoding GntR family transcriptional regulator: MTFAPTPIPSRTQFVLEAVKHAILTGQLLPGQALVETELAARFGVSKTPVREALKTLAGTGLVVMSQYKGAAVRLVDAEMAREVYDVRLLLEPEALRRTITCGASLDAAREALERADSSTDKADRSLANRDFHRALYLPCGNPLLGRMLDEVRDQAALVSTVAWAADPSWEREAAEHREILRLALAPDPAGAAAALHDHIASFLRRAFPDGSAGTAEGGQA; encoded by the coding sequence ATGACGTTTGCGCCCACCCCGATCCCGTCCAGGACGCAGTTCGTGCTGGAAGCGGTCAAGCACGCCATCCTGACGGGTCAGTTGCTGCCGGGGCAGGCGCTGGTGGAGACGGAACTCGCGGCACGGTTCGGGGTGTCGAAGACGCCGGTGCGCGAGGCGCTCAAGACCCTCGCGGGCACCGGGCTGGTGGTCATGAGCCAGTACAAGGGCGCCGCCGTCCGGCTGGTGGACGCGGAGATGGCGCGCGAGGTCTACGACGTGCGCCTGCTGCTGGAGCCGGAGGCGCTGCGCCGCACGATCACCTGCGGGGCCTCCCTGGACGCGGCGCGGGAGGCGCTGGAGCGGGCGGACTCGTCCACCGACAAGGCCGACCGCTCGCTCGCCAACCGGGACTTCCACCGGGCCCTTTACCTGCCCTGCGGGAACCCGCTGCTGGGCCGGATGCTCGACGAGGTCCGCGACCAGGCGGCTCTCGTCTCCACCGTGGCCTGGGCGGCCGACCCGTCCTGGGAACGGGAGGCCGCCGAGCACCGGGAGATCCTGCGGCTCGCACTCGCCCCGGACCCGGCCGGCGCGGCGGCGGCCCTCCACGACCACATCGCGTCCTTCCTCCGCCGCGCCTTCCCTGACGGCTCCGCCGGCACCGCCGAGGGCGGTCAGGCGTGA
- a CDS encoding pectinesterase family protein gives MTHLRTPRTRRSTPVAALALAGAFLLPTGPAAGAAGPFDPPTATVVESGSHATRSDTPYGAAALAGGTTGGAGGRVVTVTTRAGLAAYAGAEGPWIIRVAGVLAADPVAGAVTVTSDKTVVGVGDTAGIAGGGLRLDPGTHNVIVRNLTLRGTDAAALRADAADHVWIDHNRFTGTGTGLDLGGGSRYVTVSHNLLGYRDGASGPRGTAGTFDRITYDHNRSAGDRPGPAGGLAGPRKEIGTDTVLRVPAEYPTVQAAVDAVPQGNDGRITVRLAPGTYREHVRIGKSQPYVSLVGTGRRRSDTLIVFNTPQGEPKPDGTGTQGSTGSATVLVEGHDFTARNLTFSNDFDEAAVEISGEQALAVKTTGDRLTFENTGFLGNQDTLMTDTPALTQKARVYVTGSYIEGDVDFLYGRATTVVEKSVIKALSRGSDTNNGYITAASTWKENPYGILITRSRIISDAPADTFHLGRPWHPSGNPDAIGQVLVRETSLPAAVKASPWSDMSGFPWREARFSEYRTYGPGAAATADRPQMSPADAALHEVGDYLAGEDGWAPHRRH, from the coding sequence ATGACGCACCTCCGTACCCCGCGCACCCGGAGAAGCACGCCGGTCGCGGCACTCGCCCTGGCCGGGGCCTTCCTCCTGCCCACGGGCCCCGCCGCCGGCGCGGCCGGGCCCTTCGACCCGCCCACCGCCACGGTGGTGGAGTCCGGCTCGCACGCCACCCGGTCCGACACCCCGTACGGCGCCGCCGCCCTGGCCGGCGGGACCACCGGGGGCGCCGGCGGCCGTGTCGTCACCGTCACCACCCGGGCCGGCCTGGCCGCGTACGCCGGCGCCGAGGGGCCCTGGATCATCCGGGTCGCCGGAGTCCTGGCGGCGGACCCCGTCGCCGGCGCCGTCACCGTGACCTCCGACAAGACCGTCGTCGGCGTCGGCGACACCGCCGGCATCGCCGGGGGCGGCCTCCGCCTGGACCCGGGCACCCACAACGTGATCGTCCGCAACCTGACCCTCCGGGGCACGGATGCGGCCGCCCTCCGGGCGGACGCCGCCGACCACGTCTGGATTGACCACAACCGCTTCACGGGTACGGGCACCGGGCTCGACCTCGGTGGCGGCAGCCGGTACGTCACCGTCTCCCACAACCTGCTCGGGTACCGCGACGGGGCGTCGGGCCCCCGCGGGACGGCAGGCACCTTTGACCGGATCACCTACGACCACAACCGGTCCGCCGGTGACCGGCCCGGACCGGCCGGCGGCCTCGCCGGTCCGCGGAAGGAGATCGGCACCGACACCGTGCTGCGGGTCCCCGCCGAGTACCCCACCGTGCAGGCGGCCGTCGACGCGGTGCCCCAGGGCAACGACGGCCGGATCACCGTGCGCCTGGCGCCCGGCACGTACCGCGAACACGTGCGCATCGGCAAGAGCCAGCCGTACGTCTCCCTCGTCGGCACCGGCCGGCGGCGCTCGGACACCCTGATCGTCTTCAACACCCCGCAGGGCGAGCCCAAGCCCGACGGCACGGGGACGCAGGGGTCCACCGGCAGCGCCACCGTCCTCGTGGAGGGCCACGACTTCACGGCCCGTAACCTCACCTTCTCCAACGACTTCGACGAGGCCGCCGTGGAGATCAGCGGTGAGCAGGCGCTCGCCGTGAAGACCACCGGCGACCGGCTGACCTTCGAGAACACCGGATTCCTCGGCAACCAGGACACCCTGATGACCGACACCCCGGCCCTCACCCAGAAGGCCCGCGTCTACGTCACCGGCTCCTACATCGAAGGTGACGTCGACTTCCTCTACGGCCGCGCCACCACCGTCGTCGAAAAGTCCGTGATCAAGGCGCTCAGCCGCGGCTCGGACACCAACAACGGCTACATCACGGCCGCTTCGACCTGGAAGGAGAACCCGTACGGCATCCTGATCACCCGCAGCCGGATCATCAGCGACGCTCCCGCGGACACCTTCCACCTCGGCCGCCCCTGGCACCCGAGCGGCAACCCCGACGCCATCGGCCAGGTCCTGGTCCGCGAGACGTCGCTGCCCGCCGCCGTCAAGGCGAGCCCCTGGTCCGACATGAGCGGCTTCCCCTGGCGGGAAGCCCGGTTCAGCGAGTACCGGACCTACGGTCCCGGCGCCGCGGCCACTGCGGACCGCCCCCAGATGTCCCCGGCCGACGCCGCGCTCCACGAGGTGGGCGACTACCTCGCGGGCGAGGACGGCTGGGCACCGCACCGCCGGCACTGA
- a CDS encoding sugar ABC transporter permease, with protein MAQAAAVAKPPKVPRRRSATPRKLPYLLIAPAGLLMVGFIAYPVISVFYYSLQNYNVTKPWRNGFAGFDNYTKIFTDDDQFWSTLGFSAQWVVTQVSLQLVLGLALALIVNQSFIGRGISRAMVFSPWAVSGVLTSTIWILLYNSSTGFSRYLADAGIGDYGTSVLSDTGTVFWAATVSELWRGVPFFAILILADLQSVSKELYEAASVDGAGRMRQFFHITLPHLRDAIILSTLLRAVWEFNNVDLLYTLTGGGPAGVTTTLPLYVANTGIEGHDFGYASALTTVAFAILLFCSIVYLRLSKFGGDHK; from the coding sequence ATGGCCCAAGCCGCCGCCGTGGCCAAACCGCCCAAGGTGCCCAGGCGCCGTTCGGCGACCCCCCGCAAGCTGCCGTATCTGCTGATCGCGCCCGCCGGTCTGCTGATGGTGGGGTTCATCGCCTATCCGGTCATCAGCGTCTTCTACTACAGCCTGCAGAACTACAACGTCACCAAGCCCTGGCGGAACGGCTTCGCCGGCTTCGACAACTACACCAAGATCTTCACCGACGACGACCAGTTCTGGTCGACCCTCGGTTTCAGCGCCCAGTGGGTCGTCACCCAGGTCAGCCTCCAGCTCGTGCTGGGCCTCGCCCTGGCGCTGATCGTCAACCAGTCCTTCATCGGCCGCGGCATCTCCCGCGCCATGGTCTTCTCGCCCTGGGCCGTCTCGGGTGTGCTGACCAGCACCATCTGGATCCTGCTCTACAACTCCTCGACCGGATTCAGCCGCTACCTCGCGGACGCGGGGATCGGCGACTACGGCACCTCGGTCCTTTCCGACACCGGCACCGTCTTCTGGGCCGCCACCGTCTCCGAACTCTGGCGCGGCGTCCCCTTCTTCGCCATCCTCATCCTCGCCGACCTCCAGTCCGTCTCCAAGGAGCTCTACGAGGCGGCCTCGGTGGACGGCGCCGGACGGATGCGGCAGTTCTTCCACATCACCCTGCCCCACCTGCGGGACGCGATCATCCTCTCCACGCTGCTCCGCGCGGTCTGGGAGTTCAACAACGTGGACCTGCTCTACACCCTCACGGGCGGCGGTCCGGCGGGCGTGACCACCACACTCCCGCTCTACGTCGCCAACACCGGCATCGAGGGCCACGACTTCGGGTACGCGTCCGCGCTCACCACCGTCGCCTTCGCGATCCTGCTCTTCTGCTCGATCGTCTATCTGCGCCTGAGCAAGTTCGGAGGCGACCACAAGTGA
- the araD gene encoding L-arabinonate dehydratase, with the protein MNARIAPEELRSHQWYGTDGLRSFSHKARTRQLGYLPEEHLGKPVIAILNTWSDINPCHVHLRDRAQAVKRGVWQAGGFPLEFPVSTLSETFQKPTPMLYRNMLAMETEELLRSYPVDGAVLMGGCDKSTPALLMGAASVDLPAVFVPAGPMLPGHWRNEVLGSGTDMWKYWDDKRAGLIGDCEMAELENGLARSPGHCMTMGTASTLTAAAEALGVTVPGASSIPAVDSGHDRMAAQSGLRIVELVWQQRTLSQILTPDAYEDAVATVLALGGSTNAVIHLIAMAGRSGIKLTLDDFDRIARTVPVLANLRPGGKYLMEDFHFAGGLPGFLSRLTDVLHLDRPTVGHDTLREQLDGALVHNDDVIRDREKPLADEGGVAVLRGNLCPDGAVIKHIAAEPRLLRHTGPAVVFDDYREMQRTINDPALALTPDHVLVLRNAGPKGGPGMPEYGMLPIPDYLLKQGVRDMVRISDARMSGTSYGACVLHIAPESFVGGPLALVRTGDTITLDVAARRLTLDVDDEELERRRAAWTPPPPRYGRGYGALYQDQITQADTGCDFAFLAREGDVPDPYAG; encoded by the coding sequence GTGAACGCCCGCATCGCCCCGGAGGAGCTCCGCAGCCACCAGTGGTACGGCACCGACGGACTCCGCTCCTTCAGCCACAAGGCGCGTACCCGGCAGCTCGGTTACCTCCCCGAGGAGCACCTCGGCAAGCCGGTGATCGCGATCCTCAACACCTGGTCCGACATCAACCCCTGCCACGTCCACCTCCGGGACCGGGCGCAGGCCGTCAAGCGCGGGGTCTGGCAGGCGGGCGGCTTCCCGCTGGAGTTCCCCGTCTCCACCCTGTCGGAGACGTTCCAGAAGCCGACCCCGATGCTCTACCGCAACATGCTCGCCATGGAGACCGAGGAGCTGCTGCGCTCCTATCCGGTCGACGGGGCCGTGCTGATGGGCGGCTGCGACAAGTCGACGCCGGCCCTGCTGATGGGCGCCGCCTCCGTCGACCTGCCGGCCGTCTTCGTGCCGGCCGGGCCGATGCTGCCGGGCCACTGGCGCAACGAGGTCCTCGGCTCCGGCACCGACATGTGGAAGTACTGGGACGACAAGCGGGCGGGACTCATCGGCGACTGCGAGATGGCCGAACTGGAGAATGGGCTCGCCCGCTCACCCGGCCACTGCATGACGATGGGCACCGCCTCCACCCTGACGGCCGCCGCCGAGGCGCTGGGCGTCACCGTCCCCGGTGCCTCCTCGATCCCGGCCGTCGACTCCGGCCACGACCGGATGGCCGCGCAGTCCGGTCTCCGTATCGTCGAACTGGTGTGGCAGCAACGAACGTTGTCGCAGATCCTCACCCCGGACGCGTACGAGGACGCCGTCGCCACCGTGCTCGCGCTCGGCGGCTCCACCAACGCGGTCATCCACCTCATCGCGATGGCCGGCCGCTCCGGCATCAAGCTCACCCTCGACGACTTCGACCGGATCGCCCGCACCGTGCCGGTGCTCGCCAACCTCCGCCCCGGCGGGAAGTACCTCATGGAGGACTTCCACTTCGCCGGCGGGCTCCCCGGGTTCCTCTCCCGGCTCACCGACGTCCTCCACCTGGACCGGCCCACCGTCGGCCACGACACCCTGCGCGAACAGCTCGACGGGGCGCTCGTGCACAACGACGACGTCATCCGCGACCGGGAGAAACCGCTTGCCGACGAGGGTGGCGTGGCGGTGCTGCGCGGCAACCTCTGCCCGGACGGCGCGGTCATCAAGCACATCGCGGCCGAACCCCGGCTGCTGCGCCACACCGGCCCCGCCGTCGTCTTCGACGACTACCGGGAGATGCAGCGCACCATCAACGACCCGGCCCTGGCCCTCACCCCGGACCACGTGCTGGTGCTCCGCAACGCCGGCCCCAAGGGCGGCCCCGGGATGCCCGAGTACGGCATGCTGCCGATCCCGGACTACCTGCTCAAGCAGGGCGTCCGCGACATGGTCCGGATCTCCGACGCCCGGATGAGCGGCACGAGTTACGGGGCGTGCGTCCTGCACATCGCGCCCGAGTCGTTCGTCGGCGGCCCGCTCGCCCTCGTCCGCACCGGTGACACGATCACCCTGGACGTGGCGGCCCGCCGCCTCACCCTCGACGTGGACGACGAGGAACTGGAGCGGCGCCGGGCCGCCTGGACCCCGCCGCCGCCCCGGTACGGCCGCGGCTACGGGGCCCTCTACCAGGACCAGATCACGCAGGCCGACACCGGCTGCGACTTCGCCTTCCTGGCCCGCGAGGGTGACGTGCCCGATCCGTACGCCGGCTGA
- a CDS encoding glycoside hydrolase 43 family protein: protein MNRPWTADLGDGTYRNPVLNADWSDPDVVRVGGDDYYLTASSFGRAPGLPLLHSRDLVNWSLIGHALDTLEPAADFAVPRHDRGVWAPSIRHHAGRFWIFWGDPDHGIQQVNAEDVRGPWSAPHLVKGGQGLIDACPLWDEQTGEAYLVHAWAKSRSGIKNRLTGHRMSADGRELLDEGTTLVDGDLIPGWFTLEGPKVYRHEGEFWIFAPAGGVTTGWQGAFRAKEFTGPYEERVVLAQGRTGVNGPHQGGWVRTPAGEDWFLHFQERGAYGRVVHLQPMRWDEEGWPVLGDRGEPVAVHAKPVAPEQPVDAPAFADGFAGGRYGRQWQWTANPRPGWTVEHAGDGLRLACVRTSHAHDLRTLPNVLVQRLPAEEFTVEVSLALGSDVPGAKAGLAVLGDAFSWIGLERGEDGGVSLVHRYAEGVAEHERDAAPGRPAPDASATLRIEVSAGARCRFHADTGDGFRPSGQVFAAEPWRWVGALLGLFATAPAGTGPAGTAGFTAFHSPPGPG, encoded by the coding sequence GTGAACAGGCCCTGGACCGCCGACCTCGGCGACGGCACCTACCGCAACCCGGTGCTGAACGCCGACTGGTCCGACCCCGACGTCGTACGTGTCGGCGGCGACGACTACTACCTCACCGCGTCCAGCTTCGGCCGCGCCCCCGGGCTGCCGCTGCTGCACTCCCGGGACCTGGTCAACTGGTCGCTGATCGGCCACGCCCTCGACACCCTGGAACCCGCCGCCGACTTCGCGGTCCCACGCCACGACCGGGGCGTCTGGGCACCCTCGATCCGCCACCACGCGGGCCGGTTCTGGATCTTCTGGGGCGACCCCGACCACGGCATCCAGCAGGTCAACGCCGAGGACGTACGCGGTCCGTGGAGCGCACCGCACCTGGTGAAGGGCGGCCAGGGCCTGATCGACGCCTGTCCGCTGTGGGACGAGCAGACCGGCGAGGCCTATCTCGTCCACGCCTGGGCGAAGTCCCGCTCCGGGATCAAGAACCGGCTCACCGGCCACCGGATGAGCGCGGACGGCCGCGAACTGCTCGACGAGGGAACGACCCTGGTCGACGGGGACCTGATCCCCGGCTGGTTCACCCTCGAAGGGCCCAAGGTCTACCGGCACGAGGGCGAGTTCTGGATCTTCGCCCCGGCGGGCGGGGTGACCACGGGCTGGCAGGGCGCGTTCCGGGCGAAGGAGTTCACCGGCCCGTACGAGGAGCGCGTGGTCCTGGCCCAGGGCCGCACCGGGGTCAACGGCCCCCACCAGGGCGGCTGGGTGCGCACCCCGGCGGGCGAGGACTGGTTCCTGCACTTCCAGGAGCGGGGCGCGTACGGGAGGGTGGTCCACCTCCAGCCGATGCGCTGGGACGAGGAGGGGTGGCCCGTCCTCGGTGACCGGGGCGAACCCGTCGCGGTGCACGCCAAGCCCGTCGCGCCCGAACAGCCGGTGGACGCGCCGGCGTTCGCGGACGGCTTCGCCGGCGGCCGGTACGGCAGGCAGTGGCAGTGGACCGCCAACCCGCGCCCGGGATGGACCGTCGAGCACGCCGGGGACGGGCTGCGGCTCGCCTGCGTCCGCACCTCGCACGCGCACGACCTGCGGACCCTGCCGAACGTGCTGGTCCAGCGGCTGCCGGCCGAGGAGTTCACCGTGGAGGTGTCACTCGCCCTCGGCAGCGACGTACCCGGGGCGAAGGCCGGACTGGCCGTGCTCGGCGACGCGTTCAGCTGGATCGGCCTCGAACGGGGCGAGGACGGGGGCGTGTCGCTCGTGCACCGGTACGCGGAAGGCGTCGCCGAGCACGAACGGGACGCGGCACCGGGGCGTCCCGCCCCCGACGCGTCGGCCACGCTCCGCATCGAGGTGAGCGCGGGCGCCCGGTGCCGCTTCCACGCCGACACCGGGGACGGATTCCGTCCCTCGGGCCAGGTCTTCGCCGCGGAACCGTGGCGCTGGGTCGGCGCGCTGCTCGGCCTCTTCGCCACGGCACCCGCCGGGACGGGGCCGGCGGGCACCGCCGGGTTCACCGCCTTCCACTCCCCGCCGGGGCCCGGGTAA
- a CDS encoding PmoA family protein encodes MNELRLSCAGRPVGRYGYLPDDRAGRPCLHPLTTLAGTPVTELRPADHPHHLGAAVAVPDVAGYNFWGGRTFVRGQGPTALDNHGVQRHLGWKLRDPDGFVEELAWEAGGTELLREHRTVAVIPLTGTAWALDFSFSLTNRATTGLSIGSPATNGRPGAGYGGFFWRAPKEDRAPEVFSAGGEGERAVHGDRADWLAMAGDGWTLVFAGATGDTRQDPWFVRAEEYPGVGSSLAAEERLPVPAGATVVRRVVTIVADGRLDRDEAAALVRKVVTA; translated from the coding sequence GTGAACGAGCTCCGCCTCAGCTGCGCGGGCCGCCCCGTCGGCCGCTACGGCTACCTCCCCGACGACCGGGCGGGCCGCCCGTGCCTGCATCCCCTCACCACCCTCGCCGGCACCCCCGTCACCGAGCTGCGCCCCGCCGACCACCCGCACCACCTCGGCGCCGCCGTGGCCGTGCCCGACGTCGCCGGGTACAACTTCTGGGGCGGGCGCACCTTCGTCCGCGGTCAGGGGCCCACCGCGCTCGACAACCACGGAGTCCAGCGCCACCTCGGCTGGAAGCTCCGCGACCCCGACGGCTTCGTGGAGGAGCTCGCCTGGGAGGCGGGCGGAACCGAACTGCTCCGCGAGCACCGCACGGTGGCCGTCATCCCGCTGACGGGTACCGCCTGGGCCCTCGACTTCTCCTTCTCGCTGACCAACCGGGCCACCACCGGCCTGTCCATCGGCAGCCCGGCCACCAACGGGCGGCCGGGGGCCGGGTACGGCGGCTTCTTCTGGCGGGCACCCAAGGAGGACCGGGCGCCCGAGGTGTTCAGCGCCGGCGGCGAGGGTGAGCGGGCCGTACACGGAGACCGGGCCGACTGGCTGGCGATGGCCGGCGACGGCTGGACCCTGGTCTTCGCCGGGGCCACCGGGGACACCCGGCAGGACCCCTGGTTCGTCCGCGCCGAGGAGTACCCGGGCGTCGGCTCGTCCCTCGCGGCCGAGGAACGGCTCCCGGTGCCGGCCGGTGCCACCGTCGTCCGGCGGGTCGTCACCATCGTCGCGGACGGACGGCTGGACCGCGACGAGGCCGCCGCCCTGGTCCGCAAGGTGGTGACCGCGTGA
- a CDS encoding carbohydrate ABC transporter permease, with protein MTAALAEKTPATPPPAADVRPPARNRRPGRERSFDDVPRWQIYLPLGVYLLFTLIPFYWMFLFAVRPAGSTSLVPWPMTGEHFDKVWTERSFAVFFQNSMIVGVGTLIATTTVALAGGYALARFDFKIKGAFMLALLCSQFIPGALMLVPLFEIFKNLQMINSLGSVVIAETVFQLPLSIILISGFIKNVPVTLEEAAWVDGCSRFRAFCAVVLPLLRPGLIAVGSFAFVHSWNHFLFALMFLSEQDKQTIPVGLNTLIGADSVDLGALAAGGVIAAVPVVIVFAFIQKWLITGFSAGAVKG; from the coding sequence GTGACTGCCGCACTCGCCGAGAAGACCCCCGCCACCCCGCCTCCGGCCGCGGACGTCAGGCCCCCGGCCCGCAACCGCCGGCCCGGACGCGAGCGTTCGTTCGACGACGTACCGCGCTGGCAGATCTACCTGCCGCTCGGCGTCTACCTCCTCTTCACCCTCATCCCGTTCTACTGGATGTTCCTCTTCGCCGTCCGCCCCGCGGGCTCCACCTCGCTGGTGCCCTGGCCGATGACCGGTGAGCACTTCGACAAGGTGTGGACGGAACGCAGCTTCGCCGTCTTCTTCCAGAACAGCATGATCGTCGGCGTCGGCACCCTGATCGCCACGACCACCGTCGCCCTGGCCGGCGGCTACGCCCTGGCCCGCTTCGACTTCAAGATCAAGGGCGCCTTCATGCTGGCGCTGCTCTGCTCGCAGTTCATCCCGGGCGCGCTGATGCTCGTACCGCTCTTCGAGATCTTCAAGAACCTCCAGATGATCAACTCGCTGGGCAGCGTGGTCATCGCGGAGACCGTCTTCCAGCTCCCCCTGTCGATCATCCTCATCAGCGGGTTCATCAAGAATGTGCCCGTCACGCTGGAGGAAGCCGCCTGGGTGGACGGATGCTCGCGCTTCCGCGCCTTCTGCGCCGTCGTCCTCCCGCTCCTGCGGCCCGGGCTGATCGCCGTCGGTTCCTTCGCCTTCGTGCACAGCTGGAACCACTTCCTCTTCGCCCTGATGTTCCTCAGCGAGCAGGACAAGCAGACGATCCCGGTCGGCCTGAACACCCTCATCGGCGCGGACAGCGTCGACCTGGGCGCACTGGCCGCGGGCGGAGTCATCGCCGCGGTCCCCGTGGTGATCGTCTTCGCCTTCATCCAGAAGTGGCTGATCACCGGCTTCAGCGCCGGTGCGGTGAAGGGCTGA
- a CDS encoding Gfo/Idh/MocA family oxidoreductase, whose product MTTPLPIVLAGARGHGRWHLANIERLQRKGIVRLAGICELTPLDQSELAPFTGELPEQSSDFGALLDSTGARAAVVCTPIPTHTDLALTAARRGVHLLLEKPPAATFADFTRMSDGVREAGTACQIGFQSFGSHAVPAIRELVADGAVGALRGIGAAGAWVREEAYFRRAPWAGRRRLGGTDVVDGVLTNPLAHAVATSLELAGSGTAEDVARIETELFRAHDIEADDTSSLRVTTTDGLPVAVCVTLCAERAAEPYVVVHGDRGRITFWYKQDRVLLQRAGHGPEETVHGRTDLLENLADHLTDGTPLLVPPHRTGAFMRVVEAVRTGAEPTALPADAWYSEAATQGSRRVVKGIDAVVDAGAESLALFSELGAPWARSREVSAS is encoded by the coding sequence ATGACCACCCCCCTCCCGATCGTCCTGGCCGGTGCCCGGGGCCACGGCCGCTGGCACCTCGCCAACATCGAACGTCTCCAGCGCAAGGGGATCGTCCGGCTCGCCGGGATCTGCGAACTGACCCCGCTCGACCAGAGCGAACTCGCCCCCTTCACCGGTGAACTCCCCGAGCAGTCGTCCGACTTCGGCGCGCTGCTCGACTCCACCGGCGCCCGTGCGGCCGTCGTCTGCACCCCGATCCCGACCCACACCGATCTCGCCCTGACCGCCGCCCGGCGCGGCGTCCACCTCCTCCTGGAGAAGCCCCCGGCGGCCACCTTCGCCGACTTCACCCGGATGAGCGACGGCGTACGGGAAGCGGGCACCGCCTGCCAGATCGGCTTCCAGTCCTTCGGCTCGCACGCCGTGCCCGCCATCCGCGAGCTCGTCGCGGACGGTGCCGTCGGCGCGCTCCGCGGGATCGGCGCGGCCGGCGCCTGGGTGCGCGAGGAGGCCTACTTCCGGCGCGCACCCTGGGCCGGGCGCCGCAGGCTCGGCGGCACCGACGTGGTCGACGGGGTGCTCACCAACCCGCTCGCCCACGCCGTGGCCACCTCCCTCGAACTCGCCGGCAGCGGTACCGCCGAGGACGTCGCCCGCATCGAGACCGAGCTCTTCCGGGCCCACGACATCGAGGCCGACGACACCAGCAGCCTCCGGGTGACCACCACCGACGGCCTCCCCGTCGCGGTCTGCGTCACCCTCTGCGCCGAGCGGGCCGCCGAACCCTACGTCGTCGTGCACGGCGACCGGGGGCGCATCACCTTCTGGTACAAGCAGGACCGCGTCCTGCTCCAGCGCGCCGGACACGGCCCCGAGGAGACCGTGCACGGCCGTACCGACCTGCTGGAGAACCTCGCCGACCACCTCACCGACGGCACCCCCCTACTGGTGCCCCCGCACCGCACCGGCGCCTTCATGCGCGTGGTCGAAGCGGTACGCACCGGAGCCGAGCCCACCGCGCTGCCCGCCGACGCCTGGTACAGCGAGGCCGCCACCCAGGGGTCCCGGCGGGTGGTCAAGGGGATCGACGCCGTGGTCGACGCGGGAGCCGAATCCCTCGCCCTCTTCTCCGAACTCGGCGCCCCCTGGGCCCGCTCCCGCGAGGTGAGCGCCTCGTGA
- a CDS encoding dihydrodipicolinate synthase family protein: MDLIPLKAALADVVAIPVTPFAPDGTIDKDTHRALLRRLLDGGVRIVTPNGNTGEFYALTPKERRAVTELTIDEVRGRATVLVGVGHDVPTAVAAAEHARESGAELVMVHQPVHPYVSQDGWIDYHRAIAEAVPELGVVPYIRNPLLAGEKLAELADLCPNVIGVKYAVPDAARFGAFARDAGLDRFVWIAGLAELYAPSYFATGATGFTSGLVNVAPAVSLAMLEALRAGDYTAAMKVWERIRRFEELRADRQSANNVTVVKEALAVLGLCRRDVRAPSRVLPEAQRAEVADEIAGWSV; the protein is encoded by the coding sequence ATGGACCTCATCCCGCTCAAGGCGGCCCTCGCCGACGTCGTGGCGATCCCCGTGACGCCGTTCGCACCGGACGGGACGATCGACAAGGACACCCACCGGGCGCTGCTGCGGCGGCTCCTCGACGGCGGAGTCCGCATCGTCACCCCCAACGGCAACACCGGGGAGTTCTACGCGCTCACCCCCAAGGAGCGGCGCGCGGTCACCGAGCTGACCATCGACGAGGTGCGGGGCCGGGCCACCGTCCTGGTGGGCGTCGGACACGACGTGCCCACCGCCGTCGCCGCCGCCGAGCACGCCCGGGAGTCGGGCGCCGAGCTGGTGATGGTGCACCAGCCGGTCCACCCGTACGTCTCCCAGGACGGCTGGATCGACTACCACCGGGCGATCGCCGAGGCCGTGCCGGAGCTCGGCGTCGTGCCCTACATCCGCAACCCGCTGCTCGCCGGTGAGAAGCTCGCCGAACTCGCCGATCTCTGCCCCAACGTCATCGGCGTCAAGTACGCCGTACCGGACGCCGCCCGTTTCGGCGCCTTCGCCCGGGACGCGGGACTCGACCGGTTCGTCTGGATCGCCGGCCTCGCCGAGCTGTACGCGCCCTCCTACTTCGCGACCGGCGCCACCGGGTTCACCTCCGGCCTGGTCAATGTCGCCCCCGCCGTCTCGCTCGCCATGCTGGAGGCGCTGCGGGCCGGTGACTACACCGCCGCCATGAAGGTCTGGGAGCGCATCCGCCGCTTCGAGGAGCTGCGCGCCGACCGGCAGTCCGCCAACAACGTCACCGTGGTGAAGGAAGCCCTCGCGGTCCTCGGCCTCTGCCGCCGCGACGTCCGCGCGCCCAGCCGGGTGCTGCCGGAGGCGCAGCGCGCCGAGGTCGCCGACGAGATCGCCGGGTGGTCGGTGTGA